Proteins encoded in a region of the Candidatus Rokuibacteriota bacterium genome:
- a CDS encoding gamma-glutamyl-gamma-aminobutyrate hydrolase family protein, translating to MAHPLIGVTTSITIRKELERAYVNSAYLAAVQEAGGVPVLLPPQLDGRALSELVASLDGLLLTGGGDLDPARFDEPPHPTLAEVSPARDRLEIILVERFMEARRPILAICRGIQVLNVARGGSLYQDVASDPGTAIQHQQKGPRDQPTHAVEVVSGSLLARTVGSDELEVNSLHHQAVKTVGRGLLPVAFAPDGIVEGVELEDAGSGHFVLGVQWHPEELVAKDPASRRLFGTFVDASRT from the coding sequence ATGGCGCATCCGCTGATCGGCGTCACCACATCCATCACGATCAGGAAAGAGCTCGAGCGCGCCTACGTGAACTCCGCCTACCTCGCCGCGGTGCAGGAGGCCGGCGGCGTCCCGGTGCTGCTCCCGCCTCAACTCGACGGCCGCGCGCTCTCAGAGCTGGTCGCGAGCCTCGACGGCCTTCTCCTCACCGGCGGCGGTGACCTGGACCCGGCCAGGTTCGACGAGCCGCCTCATCCGACGCTCGCCGAGGTCTCCCCGGCGCGGGACCGGCTCGAGATCATCCTCGTCGAGCGCTTCATGGAGGCGCGGCGACCGATCCTGGCGATCTGCCGCGGCATCCAGGTGCTGAACGTCGCGCGTGGCGGGAGCCTCTACCAGGACGTGGCGAGCGATCCGGGCACGGCGATCCAGCACCAGCAGAAGGGGCCGCGCGACCAGCCGACCCATGCGGTCGAGGTCGTGTCGGGGAGCCTTCTGGCGCGGACCGTGGGCAGCGACGAGCTGGAGGTCAACAGCCTGCACCATCAGGCCGTCAAGACCGTCGGCCGCGGGCTTCTCCCCGTGGCCTTCGCTCCCGACGGCATCGTCGAGGGCGTCGAGCTCGAGGACGCGGGCTCGGGGCACTTCGTCCTCGGCGTCCAGTGGCACCCCGAGGAGCTCGTGGCGAAGGATCCGGCGTCGCGCCGCCTCTTCGGCACCTTCGTGGACGCCAGCCGGACGTAA
- a CDS encoding beta-lactamase-like protein 2: protein MSEFPTTGTPSDLVGRVLGLNPGLMTGPGTNTYLVGTTDPVLIDTGAGIPEYVPLLRGYLARRGWTRPARILLTHRHRDHMGGVPQLRGLFSGISVAKMIFRDPELPGPMEDLRDGEAVRGDGVTLLPIHTPGHASDHLCYYLAEENALFTGDLILGGSTTVIPPDDGDLGDYMASLRKLQSLEVRRIYPAHGPVIEDAPAKIQEYMDHRLMRERQILEALGDGFRTIPQMVARIYADVSPALHGAAAMSVQSHLLKLKKERRVREEVVAGRPSRWSFV from the coding sequence GTGTCCGAGTTTCCGACGACGGGCACACCCAGTGACTTGGTGGGACGAGTCCTCGGCCTGAACCCGGGCCTCATGACCGGGCCCGGGACCAACACGTACCTGGTCGGGACGACGGATCCCGTCCTCATCGACACCGGCGCCGGAATCCCCGAGTACGTGCCCCTTCTTCGCGGCTACCTGGCCAGACGGGGATGGACGCGCCCCGCGCGGATCCTCCTGACCCACCGCCACCGCGATCACATGGGCGGCGTGCCCCAGCTCCGCGGGCTCTTTTCCGGGATCTCCGTGGCCAAGATGATCTTCCGCGACCCAGAGCTGCCTGGCCCGATGGAGGACCTTCGCGACGGCGAGGCCGTGCGCGGGGACGGCGTCACGCTGCTCCCGATCCACACCCCGGGGCACGCTTCCGACCACCTCTGCTATTACTTGGCGGAGGAGAATGCGCTCTTCACCGGCGACCTGATCCTCGGGGGCTCGACGACCGTGATCCCGCCCGACGACGGCGACCTGGGGGACTACATGGCCTCGCTCCGGAAGCTCCAGTCGCTGGAGGTGAGGCGGATCTACCCAGCCCATGGGCCCGTCATCGAGGATGCGCCCGCCAAGATCCAGGAGTACATGGACCACCGCCTTATGCGGGAGCGCCAGATCCTTGAGGCGCTGGGAGACGGTTTCAGGACCATCCCGCAGATGGTGGCCCGGATCTACGCGGACGTCTCGCCGGCTCTGCACGGCGCCGCCGCCATGTCCGTCCAGTCCCACCTGCTGAAGCTCAAGAAGGAGCGCAGGGTCCGCGAGGAAGTCGTCGCCGGTCGCCCATCGCGCTGGTCCTTCGTCTAA
- a CDS encoding acyl-CoA dehydrogenase family protein — translation MDFGFSEEQEMLRATARKFLENECPSTFVRRMLDDPTGTTPELWQKLAEQGWLGLVYPEGYGGAGLGFVDLTVLMEEMGRVVLPGPYFSTVLLGGLVILEAGSEAQKKEWLPRISSGQARATLAWTEPNARWDAEGITVSGKPAPGGTVLSGTKLFVQDAHTADALVVAARTADGRRADDGVSLFLVPRTARGIEVKLLPTMDQTRKLCEVMLNEAVVGPEALVGEWDKGWSPLARVIDRATVALCAEMCGGAQKVLEMTTEYAKIRVAFGKPIGSYQGVKHKLADMLVDVENAKSITYYAAWAVDEGAAEAPLAVAMAKAYVSDAYRKVAAAGIQLHGGIGFTWEHDMHLYFKRAKGSEFTFGDATYHRERVAQLIQL, via the coding sequence ATGGACTTCGGATTCAGCGAAGAGCAGGAGATGCTCCGCGCCACGGCGCGGAAGTTCCTCGAGAACGAGTGCCCCTCCACCTTCGTCCGCCGGATGCTGGATGATCCCACGGGCACCACTCCCGAGCTCTGGCAGAAGCTGGCCGAGCAGGGCTGGCTCGGGCTCGTCTATCCCGAGGGCTACGGCGGCGCGGGCCTCGGCTTCGTGGACCTGACGGTCCTCATGGAGGAGATGGGGCGGGTCGTGCTCCCCGGTCCGTACTTCTCGACCGTGCTCCTCGGCGGCCTCGTCATTCTCGAAGCAGGCTCGGAAGCCCAGAAGAAGGAGTGGCTCCCCAGGATCTCATCGGGGCAGGCCAGGGCGACGCTCGCGTGGACGGAACCCAATGCGCGCTGGGATGCCGAGGGGATCACGGTGAGCGGCAAGCCGGCGCCCGGGGGAACGGTCCTCTCAGGAACCAAGCTCTTCGTCCAAGACGCCCACACCGCGGACGCCCTCGTCGTCGCCGCGCGGACGGCCGACGGGCGCCGGGCCGACGACGGGGTGAGCCTCTTCCTGGTGCCGAGGACAGCGCGGGGAATCGAGGTGAAGCTCCTTCCCACCATGGACCAGACGCGGAAGCTCTGCGAGGTCATGCTGAACGAAGCGGTCGTCGGGCCCGAGGCCCTCGTCGGCGAGTGGGACAAGGGCTGGTCGCCGCTCGCCCGGGTCATCGACCGGGCCACGGTCGCCCTCTGCGCCGAGATGTGCGGGGGAGCCCAGAAGGTCCTCGAGATGACCACCGAGTACGCGAAGATCCGGGTCGCGTTCGGGAAGCCCATCGGCAGCTACCAGGGCGTGAAGCACAAGCTGGCCGATATGCTGGTGGACGTCGAGAACGCCAAGTCCATCACATACTATGCGGCCTGGGCCGTCGACGAGGGGGCGGCCGAGGCTCCGCTCGCGGTGGCCATGGCCAAAGCCTACGTCTCGGACGCCTACCGGAAGGTCGCCGCGGCGGGGATCCAGCTCCACGGCGGGATCGGCTTCACGTGGGAGCACGACATGCACCTCTATTTCAAGCGCGCCAAGGGCTCCGAGTTCACCTTCGGCGACGCCACGTACCACCGGGAGCGGGTGGCCCAGCTCATCCAGCTCTGA
- a CDS encoding AAA family ATPase produces the protein MMIRQVRVRNFKSLKDASLTLGLRNVLVGPNMSGKSNLTDVFRFLVRMVLPQPGAIGLPYALTSLGGFSELVWKGTDSNPVVISISLEGDGVLGGPGKQWSYEISLLGDVERGSARVQDEVLRVSTPNGQYTLIGCSDGHRTLRNPDGGMVAQADDMDRSALEFEIPNWEGNKFRSFISSWRFHRFLPQLMKQFNTAAAPNFLTEYGDNLSAWLLLLQTRHRDAFDKIRSVAKDVFPELEDLFTWPTQQTTVYLASSEKHLKRPVSVWQMSDGQLSFIALLSLIFAPSKVAAPLYCIEEPENHLHPHLLATLVELLRQVQDELGHERSAQLIVTTHSPYLVDKCDLGELVVFERRDGETKCSRPSDKHHLKELLEREEAGLGDLYYSGALGSS, from the coding sequence ATGATGATCAGGCAAGTCCGCGTCAGGAATTTCAAGTCCCTCAAAGATGCTTCGCTCACCCTGGGGCTGCGAAATGTCCTGGTCGGGCCCAACATGTCTGGGAAGAGCAATCTAACTGATGTGTTCCGCTTCCTCGTACGCATGGTCCTTCCCCAACCGGGCGCAATCGGCTTGCCCTATGCTCTCACCTCTCTTGGAGGGTTTTCAGAACTCGTCTGGAAGGGCACGGACTCAAATCCCGTCGTCATTTCGATCTCTCTTGAGGGCGACGGCGTGTTGGGTGGCCCGGGAAAACAATGGAGCTACGAGATTTCACTTTTGGGAGACGTGGAACGCGGATCGGCAAGGGTCCAAGACGAAGTTTTGCGCGTGTCCACGCCGAATGGCCAGTACACCCTTATCGGTTGCTCTGATGGCCACAGAACGCTGAGGAATCCTGACGGAGGCATGGTCGCTCAAGCTGATGATATGGATCGTTCCGCGCTTGAGTTTGAAATTCCTAACTGGGAAGGCAACAAGTTTCGCTCGTTTATCAGCTCGTGGCGTTTCCATCGTTTTCTTCCGCAACTGATGAAGCAGTTTAATACTGCTGCTGCGCCTAATTTCCTCACCGAGTATGGCGATAATCTCTCCGCATGGCTGCTGCTTCTACAAACTCGGCATCGCGATGCATTTGACAAGATCAGGAGCGTTGCCAAGGACGTGTTCCCTGAACTTGAGGATCTATTCACCTGGCCAACCCAACAGACGACTGTATACCTAGCGTCCAGCGAGAAACATTTGAAACGACCGGTTTCAGTATGGCAGATGTCTGACGGGCAGCTTTCGTTCATCGCATTGCTCTCGCTCATTTTCGCTCCTTCTAAGGTGGCGGCCCCGTTATACTGCATTGAGGAGCCCGAAAACCATCTCCATCCTCATCTCTTGGCAACGCTTGTGGAGCTGTTAAGGCAAGTCCAGGACGAGCTCGGCCATGAGCGATCGGCGCAGCTGATTGTCACCACGCACTCGCCGTATCTGGTAGACAAGTGCGATCTTGGTGAGTTGGTCGTGTTTGAGCGGCGGGATGGCGAGACGAAGTGTAGTCGCCCGAGCGATAAACACCACTTGAAGGAACTTCTGGAGCGTGAGGAGGCTGGGCTCGGCGACCTGTATTACTCCGGTGCCCTGGGCAGTTCCTGA